In Ictalurus furcatus strain D&B chromosome 20, Billie_1.0, whole genome shotgun sequence, the DNA window agcacaagaaaagttgctcaaaatcatataaataagccacagaagtttttggattctgttctgtggagtgatgaaataaaactggaactattcagcacgatggatcagtggtatgtctggaggaagaacaatgaagaaagaacactctgtctacagtcaagcatggtggtggctcggtgatgctctggggctgctttgcatcctctgagttatggctaagattcctcaggaaggctgccagaagctctgcatctcgtttgcagcaggtcataacagcaaaagggagctctactaagtatgaagatgcttgccatgaaggggttgaatcattttgagaatcattataagttgcattttcagttgaatttgaggaaaccacttgaagtagTCATTGTGttaaactatttcaattgcttttgtttgatttattcactgcaaacagctggaagtctgtaaactttgacaataaacctgatttgcaatgggggttgaatcattttgattgcaactgtaagcCAGGTTTACACTGTACGATTGACCTTATTACCGCAGGTTCACTTTTAAGAATGTGCATTCCATGGCGTCCCTTTTTACCGTGCCATGCACAACTTCTAAAACATGTTTTCTCTAGGCATAACACTAATGTTATTATACCGGGGGATCTTCATTGTAAAATCTGACATGGACAACGTTATCGCtcagtctgttatagaattcgGCCACgattttattgggatcatctcatacactgtgacaagtaataatctcaAAAGACCATTGAAAtgcacagtgtaaaacatgatTTAGTCAAAGACAGTCTTATTAGGATCACTAAACTGACCAGGAGCCTGTGATTATGTGCGTATacaccatttttttcttttccaaaatgcCTGTATGTGTTAATACTTAGTTAACTGTAAGCTCAGTATGAAGCTGttagaaacataaacacaatttCTTACTCTTACAAATGCGAACACTGCATTAGCTAGTGTTAGCTTGGCTACACGGTTTGATACCTTTGGACTTAGTTACAGTAAGTGTACAGGCATTACCTTGACCTAGATGAAGCTCATGGCAAGAATGAGGGGATGGGGATGGGTTTCACTtccaggggtggacaaatcagtagttTGACACAAGCAGAAAAAGCAAATCTAGTGCAAAGCGGCCATATAATTCTCTTTCTAGCATGACGCACAGTCACTTTGTGGTTGAACATATGGAGAGATGTGCTACATCAAAACCTTCACGCTACATCAGAAGAGAATGAGTTCTATGGTTACACATACATCCCCTCTGTGGTAATTCATAAACTCGTTTGTTTCCCTCCGTCTGGATTAATGCATTTAACTAGATAACTAGCTCACCATACATTACCTTATGTTAGCTGCCACTTTTTAGCCTTGTCAAttaggtttccaggcaaccaaaacacAGGACTGGGTAGCACATTGGAGCTTTCGCATTCCCAGTGGGCTAACTAATGTTCTTatcatttgtccacccctgactCCAAACTCCCAGATCCAAAAATACTTTAGAGATGAATAATCACTTGAACTAATCTGAATGGTTGAGGTAGAGGGAGGGTGACAAGTATCCAACCAACTGATGCAGATGATCATGGAAGTGCATTCTTTTCCCTCCATTATTCCCAATTACTGAGTGAAGTAGCTACAGTTGCTACGTCCTTTAAGGCTCCAGCTGAGAGCCATTGGTCATTGGTTTCAAATGCCCAAATAGGGCTGATTGTGTCCATCACAAATCCATCCTATCACACTTATAAATACAGTAAGCGTGACCAAGCCAATAAATTACCTCCTTCTAAAAACCTTCTGAAACAAGCAcgaaacattttaaatagtgtttaaagatttaaagaaTACTTCAAGGTTACAGATTGTCATTAATCCCAGGGCAAACACAGGCCCAAAGGAACGACCACAACATCTTCTGCCATTTACAAACAGAAAAATCACCCAATAAGATTAGGTTCCATAGGATAAAAGGGATCCTAGTCTACATCCTAGTCTTTATCTTCCATTGCccttaaataaacatgtactGATTACCCTTATGCTGTGCCATGTTTGTACATTGAATTCATTCATGCTTACATACCATACAAAACCTTCGATTTTGCCTTGCATACTAACGCCAAAGcttacataaaaacataaataataaaaacaaatctgatCAAATCTAATTGCACATTCCTATCAAATCCATAGTGTGGCAAGGCAGCGAAAATGAAAGCTAGCCCTAGTCCAATTTCACATCCAATGTGAAAATacacttcatttttaaatatggcaatataccacagaaatttttAGAGGTCTGAAAGATAAAGGCCTGTGAAAGTTAATGGTTCCATTTCGTATTTTGCAttgcagtgtaaaaaaaaaaaaaaaaagaaagaaaaaaaagcgaaAAAGTACAAAAGAACAACCTGCATTGTGCTAACTCTACATATTCTTTGCAAAGATATTCATTTTGTTTAGAAAATATCTGTTAATGCTAGGTTCCATTTACAAGGAATcacaatacaaaaatattagaTAAAGGTTAATACAAAAACCTGATGATCGGCAcgctcagaaatattgctaggTTAATCCCACTGCCTGTCTTTAAGCAGAAACAGTGCTGGGGATGATTGGGTGCTCCCCTCATCTTGGTGCCAGTGGGAGGAGCAAAGCTAAATCCTGAAGTGCTAAGCGACCAATCAGATTGCGGTGTCCCAAAAGACTGTAGTCTGAGAGGGATATGGGGGTGGGCTGTATTTCTTTTGCCCGTTGGCTTTCTTGCAGCTAGGCATGCTTTCCGTCTGGCTCCGTTCAGGGGGTCGCTGACGGGCCCGGATCTCACGGCACAATCGCTGTTTCCTCTCAATTGTCTCCATCATGGTACTGTCGCCACATACCCAGGGGAAGGGTGGCATCTGCAAGTTTTGACAGAAAGAAATAACATCTTTAATATCAATGGGATTATATGGCAGGAGTCCTTGAATTTCATGCTGCAACGGTGCAAGAAATCTGTAACTACAAAGACATTTATTGGTACCTCTTGGGCTTCTGAAGGTCGTCTCTGAGGTGTACCTAATGGAGACGGTGCGAGTGATGTGGACAGGAACTGGGCTACCTTTGGGACCATCTTTAATTCTGCGAAAAGAGATGGAAATCCATTTAGATTGGTCAGTTAAACAACACACTTTTATCACGTAAAAGTGCCCAAGAACAATTTTTGTCAAGTTTTGTCTCCTCAATCTCCCCATTCATCATAGAGCAAGGGTTGTTAATCTTTTCCTTCAAGAACTAGTGTTTCTGCAGGTTTTTAATTCAATCAAGCAGAAGCCACGCCATAAAGCACTTGTTTATTTAATCTCAGTACTGGTTTTGTATTAGCTAACACTGTTGCAACAAAACCTGATGATCAGCACCGTCAGCTAACTACGTGGTTCTCAATTGACTCTTAGGTGTGGCTCCTATTTGGGTGGAATGAAAACCCCTTCCTAGATTGAGACCCCCAGCTAGGGGCTGCCTTAGTTCTTCCTCAGAGTAATTCATGCCTCTCAGATAATGCTATCCCTAATTTGTGGTGGACCGTACCCCAGGAACACTCAGGGCAAGACAGGAACACACAATGGACGGGACTCCAGACCATCGCAGAGCACCATGCACGTGCGCATTCGCACACTTGTGGCAATTTACAGTTGCCGATcaacctactggcatgtttttgggaggttggaggaaaccaacGTGTAcaaggggagaacatacaaagcTCCAAACTGACAATAACTTGAGCTCAGGCTACCTGCTGTACTGCCATGCCACCCAGCAGTCACACCAGCCCTTTGCAAATAAGATCACTAGCCCTGCCAAGGGGTTTTCTTAGTTCTTCCTCAGTAAAATTAATGATACTTTTCAGATGATTTGTGAAATTAACCACAAATCTAGTCCATGATTTTCTACTACTATACTTTAATTTACCTGGATGACCAAAAAGCTTCATAAACAGTAAGGTATCTATAGGTTAATGAAGCCATCATATGCAGTCCACTACTCACCAGAATTTCCCATCATTGTGGTAGGACTAACAGGTGATCGTCTACTCCGGCTGGACATACTGGATTGTGGTCCGGACCTTGTATCCCAGTCATGTGCTTTGGGGGACTCCGTACTGTAGCTGCTTTTGTCCTTACTCTTGTGATGGGGCTCTGTCAAGTGAATTCCTTTATCTTTGTAGTCTCTCCTATTTACAACATCTGTCCCATTACTCACCCGTTCCTTACAGTCCCATCCAGAGTCTGCCATGTTGCTGTTACCCTGAAGAAAATCCAAACTGTTATTTCTTCCTTCTTTGCTGTTGTGCCGACCCTCCAGACCAGATCTTCCCTGATCCTTACCACTGTGCCTGGTTAACAAGTCTGGCCCATAACCACTTCGGTCTCTGCTATCATGTCGTTCCAGACCATTCCTCATGAAGTCTCTGCTGTCTTGTCGGAGCATGAGCTCTGAGCCGTTGCAGATCCTGTCCCTGCTGTCGCGTCTAGGTAAAGGTTCGATATTGTTACTGATCCAGTCTTTGCTGTCATGCCTCACTATGGGCTCACTGGTGCTGCACCCTCGGTCTTTGCTGCCCTGTTTGGGAAGTAGCTCTGGACCACTACACCCCTTGTCCTTGCTGTTTCGCCTTGCTACTGGCTCGACATTGGTGCCCTTGTCCTTGCTGTTGCGCCTTGATACCGGCTCAACATTGCTGCCCTTTTCCTTGCTGTTGCGCCTTGATACCGGCTCAACATTAGTGCCCCTGTCCTTGCTGTTACGCCTCGGTAATGGCTCCACATTGGTGCCCCTGTCCTTGCTATCACGTCTCACTATTGGCTCTGCATTGCTGCCGGTTCTGTCTTTACTGTCACGTCTCTGTAAGGCCTCTATGCCGCTAGGCTCTCGATCTTTGCCCTCACGTCGGTGCGAGGATTTCCCGCTGCGCTCCTTGTCCCTTTTTGACTCCTTGTTATGATGGCTTCGCTCCTTGTGCTCCCGTTTGGATTCAGAACCATGGCCCTTCCCTTTGGCTTCACCTTTTGGAGAACAAAATCATTAGCTTACAGACCTTCATTTATGTTGGAACATTTAATAATAGGTTATTCCTTACCACAGAGGACCTGAATCTGTGATTGACTGTTTTTTAACTGGGTTAATGTTGGTCTTTGCTACAATTTCTCCCCTTTAGATATAAAGTGCGTGGTCTTAATCTTCTCTAAGCTTTCCCTTAACCAACTCACAATTCAGTCTGAGGAAGCAATCAAAAGGCAAACCAGGCCATGTAGCCTACTTTGATCAATTGTACATGCTGCACTGAACAATTCTGATTCTCATACTCACTCTACTGTATATAGTCCTGCTTGAATGGTGTAGCAGGCTGGGAGTATTGGTCAGGGTGATGTCAAGAAACATACGTATTAAAATATTACGCCACACCCTAAAATTGGTTCTAAAATTGGTGGGATTGACATAGAGATGTGCATATAGATGTGCATTACGACTGGAATCCCATTGGACCCAACATCAAAAGAGCAGgtggtttttactttcatgcaggtGGGAGCAGGAGGTCAGTTATGAAGCTTGCATTACAAACAGTCAtgaatctttgtttctttattctgtTTGTCTGTCCCTGCTCAGAAAGGGCTCAGAAGGATCCCCTTCAGCTTACAAGAAAATGTGAACTTATTTAACATGGGAATGTATTGGACACGGCAGGTTGGTTAGGAACACTCGGGTTTAAATGCACAGGCTATTAGAACCAACTAAaatcattagaaaatattgtgggCAGGAACTAACAGAACTAATAATTGCAGGAAGGGGTACCGTAGGATTGGTCAGAAATCCTTCAGAAGCCATATGGAAGcgcgattaaaaaaaacagtcaggTGCACAACCCTACATCAGAAAGTTCTGCTATTttatcttgttgttgttgtttgtttgttttattcatttatactaCATTGCTTGTGAATAGCATTTGGCCACTTGGTGTCACTTTGCTCCTAAAGATGACTTGAGCTTGTTTTTCCATGCAAGTTTGCTTTGCAGTTCATTATCAGTGACGTTTTCAGTCTAGATGGTTTTTGATTTAttggtattttttattttattttaatttttttacagttgCTGTGCTTACATGTTAAGAAACGTTGGAATGTACATGTTATGGTGATATTACACCCCTGTACTCCACCAAACTGTTCGACATGTATGAAACCATTGTTCTCGCTTAACCGAGTAATACGAAACAAAGAGTGTGTCATGTAATGTTCCTCAAATGAGCTTTTAATAATTGCCGATAAATGACCGTCATTATTCTCTACACTCTCTCAGGGCTTCTTAGCCCATGGCCAGTGCAGTTTAATTTGCGCGTCATTGATCGGTGGCCTGATAAACGAGTTACTGATGATGTTTTCCACCTTCAACCAAGACAGATGATGTTCCGATTAAGCACGATCGCTAACCGTGTCCAAATACTGCATGAGAACGAATGCAAATTGACATTAAGCCATATGAAAATGACAACAGAGTCAAATCAGATGACCACACGCCTCACATGGCAGTACCAAATAAAAACGTAATAAAACTACATTATGGTTATGCTTTAAAAGCAGTGCGAGGAAATTAAGCTTGCATGATGATGAACAgccggggggaaaaaatcaggcCACGGCCCTAATTAACACTGGACTAATTGCATGAGCTGAAAGTGAAAAaagcaatgtttttttattatttatttatttatttatcagcgTGCATGTCTGTGCAGGTAGTACAGCACTATCTCAGTCAGAGCTTGTTTTCTCCTCTGAGAACTTCATGTGTTTTGCTGAAACGTAGTGCCTGTGACCTGCATCATGATTGGTCTGCTGTTCCTCAGAGAGTGACTCAGTAGGGAGTTCCCTTCCTCTGTTACCATGAGGAGCGAAAGCTTGCCAACAAGAGCTCATGCACATGCtatttcccacacacacacacacacacacacacacactgagatatCAGTGCTGCATCTACAAATTCACCAATGCTCATGTAGAATGAATGGGGCGATTTTTTGAATGACCTTTGTTTCAGGAAAGCGTTCAGTGAGGTCAGTGGTCTAGAGATGAAGTCCACCTGAAGCGACAGCTTGTAGCTTGTCACTATTCCATTAGTGCACTGAATTGTATACAGATAACAAGGTTACAGGTGTCTCCTGTAACGCTGTACCAAGGGGTCAAAAATCCTAAATGCTCCAGCTAAGGTGTACATGTTGGCTGAACACAAACGACCATGTAAAACACTGGGAGTGCTCTCTATCAAGCCCAAAATGCAAATCCGTCTGACACCACATCAATCTCTCTGTAGAACGGTGCTTTCTTCAGCACTGTGCTGCTCACGGTTTAAACACTGTTCACATATGTACTGTAGAAGTAATATGCTGCCGTAGCTTAATGCTTCCAGAACAGGCCATGGAGTTATACATACTGCTCCGGCTCTTAATCTCCACGGATTAATATCATATGATCTGCACTAGCCTATTTGCAGCTCTCGGATTAAAGTAGCTCGTAGAGCAAGCAGGCCAGAAATCCCCCGAGCACTGATGGAAAAATGGGTGCCGTCATCCGCACTGTACGATTCGCTGTTTTCTCTCCTCTAGCTCACCCAGTTTAACCCAGTTCAGGCTTGCAAATTAGATGATGAGCTGAATTAGGAGAATTTAGAGTAGGGAAAACACCAGAAAGTGCAGGGTGGTGGTACTCCACTGTTTTAACACGATTCAGTGTCttgtataagtattcacacccaACCCGTTTGAACCTTTTTTTACAACCTGGAGCTGAAATGCTTAAAAGATACTAAGCATGGACAAATGAGCAAGTTTGGTAACATTATTAAGGTCGTTAGATACAGTTAATTATGTGGCACTGTCCTAGGGAGCTAGTTGTCATACCTCTCTTAGTGCTTGATACCTTTTATaagctttacattttaaaaaacattttaagtttCATAATTAGTCCTTGTAGGCAAGTTTTCTAGTTCTTTATTACTCGGTAACCTGGAGGCTTTGGCTAGGCCATGAGATTGATTTATCTTGCTAACGCTATATCTTCCCTACAACTGCTCTAATTGGTTAACAGAAAATCACTGCATTCATTTGACTGCCAGTCATTCATTCTGACTGTAAACAGCTTTGAGACCTAATTAATCACTTATCTCATTGACTGCTTTATTTAGTTCCTATTGATTAACCCATCGATTGTCAGGCATTAGTTAAACTCACTCTCACTGGGCTCTTTGCTCTTCCGTCCGCTGGAGTTCTTCTTCAGCATGTTCCTGCCACTGGTGAACAAGTTGGTGAGCTCATCCAGAGGGCTGGTGGGCGTCCGTGAGCGTCCTGCTGCAACGTTCTGCGCCGAGCTGTGGTGTCGTGGTGGCAGGGCAGCTCCACTGAAGGAGCTCCCTTCGAATGGTGGTGCCCTCATGAGGCTGAGTGGCGTGAGGCAGCGGCCCATGCTGACGGGAGACGGACATGCCGAGTGGCTCCGTTGAGCCCCTGCAGAGCTTGTGGAGCCCCTGTAGAGAGCGCATGGCAACGGTGGCGCCGAAGAGCGACCTGAGACTGTGATAGTGGGCGTCGCCGTAAGTTCCCTCTCAGCCCGTCTGAGGTGAGAGGATGAGGCAGAACTAAGGGGCTCcattgaggaggaggaggacgacgGAGACTTTGAGTAGGCGGCATTCTCTA includes these proteins:
- the nyap2b gene encoding neuronal tyrosine-phosphorylated phosphoinositide-3-kinase adapter 2 — encoded protein: MPLTMMSSREEEALRFFQYVEDSGLRAYSGVVTRDLVWNEKTRSVPEKNDKKRKQEEVVKRTSEEVAVEGKHLRMGSANMSEQQQFSVRSQSLNSVGGVEEEEGSPNSRKQPPPKPRRDPNTKLSASSEAVDHSATTCKGGHSHKWDATQGCSEDCRRVPPPKPKRNPNTQLSTSFDDSYILNSKDSPMALSPISPVSPPQPQSPQQDSESEEPVYIEMSGNAVRDPPSRSEPDEPGEAVYEEMKYPAFDDFDSRWDFLGYRAQCITPCPSDMDIHAAVNYTSTPRSASHCDIPAPFPNLLTHRPPLLVFPPVPAQCSPNSDESPLTPVDVTKLAMLENAAYSKSPSSSSSSMEPLSSASSSHLRRAERELTATPTITVSGRSSAPPLPCALYRGSTSSAGAQRSHSACPSPVSMGRCLTPLSLMRAPPFEGSSFSGAALPPRHHSSAQNVAAGRSRTPTSPLDELTNLFTSGRNMLKKNSSGRKSKEPSESEAKGKGHGSESKREHKERSHHNKESKRDKERSGKSSHRREGKDREPSGIEALQRRDSKDRTGSNAEPIVRRDSKDRGTNVEPLPRRNSKDRGTNVEPVSRRNSKEKGSNVEPVSRRNSKDKGTNVEPVARRNSKDKGCSGPELLPKQGSKDRGCSTSEPIVRHDSKDWISNNIEPLPRRDSRDRICNGSELMLRQDSRDFMRNGLERHDSRDRSGYGPDLLTRHSGKDQGRSGLEGRHNSKEGRNNSLDFLQGNSNMADSGWDCKERVSNGTDVVNRRDYKDKGIHLTEPHHKSKDKSSYSTESPKAHDWDTRSGPQSSMSSRSRRSPVSPTTMMGNSELKMVPKVAQFLSTSLAPSPLGTPQRRPSEAQEMPPFPWVCGDSTMMETIERKQRLCREIRARQRPPERSQTESMPSCKKANGQKKYSPPPYPSQTTVFWDTAI